GCAGTCCTTCAGGTGGAATTGTGAGACATCTCGCTGTAATCAAAATATTCTTGTCTGTTCAAAGTCAATGTATGTCTTATTATCAGTGTGAGGACCTTCaagataattaataatatacattacaCCTAAATCTAACTGGACATCAACAACCAAATGGAAATCCTacattatttgcatttaaaaataaaagctgctttttttgtgtgtgtttttaacaaaATCTTGGAGAGCAAACAAACCTCTCCACATGTTaaatatcatacacacatacacacacatatactctctttctccctctcatgTAATTGCATGTAATAGATAAATGTAATATGACACATATGAACCGACTCGTTTCCGACTCGTTTCCTGTGTGCGCTCGTGGATGCAGCACCTGTACACTGCAGTATAACAGGTAGAGACCCAACAGGAACAGGAAGCGTTCCCTGTTCATACAGGAGCCGTGTATTAAGTGATGTTTTATCTCGCATAATAGTTGAATTCATCCTGAGTCTATCACACATGCAGACCTGTCTTCAGTGCAGTATAGCTGGTTAATTATGAAGCGATATGGATGCAGTAAACCCGTTAGCCTGTAAGGTGCTACAGCGtctgcttgttgttgttgtgtagcaCAGCTGTCATAACACTACCTTTATAACACAACACTTCTCTGTAAGGTGCGATTCAAACTTTGCCATAGGGCACTATAAGGTTTTATTGAGTTTTTTAATTCAGGCGGCGTGTTTGTGACTCACCTGAAATGCCGCCCCCAATAACTATCACGTCGTACGTGTTGGCTGCCATGGTGCTGTAGTGCGCTGTCCgctgtcttcctctctctatgtctctcaaAGAAAAGCAGTGCAGCTCGCGGCCGAAATAAAGCGCCACAGCCACCGCGAGCCTGTCAGGGCCCCGCCCACACGACACACGCCCCGCCCACAACACCCCCCCAACCGCCCTGCAATTAATATTTAATCCTACAATTAAtaaatactgcaaaaaaaagttctttcacgtaaatgttaataacaaaatcgtttataaatattacaaatattctAAGAATACAGTTATATTTTGCACCTTTACATTTGATAAGCTTAATAATTTGCCCAACCTCTCCACCCCCTCCACCCCCCTCCCACTTAAATTAGTGTAACATTTCTGAGGCAATTACTTAGCCCTAAACTTCACTGTATAAATAAAGATCTCCacctttatttacttttatatgcATCCTGATATTTTACCTGGTTTGTAAagccaaataaaatattaatcccACACAATCTCGGGATATTAAACATCATGTTCTTAATATAAagcgtttttatttttatgttttttggttCACATTGATTTACCTACACTGatattaaaaacagattaacgTTTGTACAATAATATTGTGGCTATTTTTCATCTAGAATCGTATTAAAGGAAGAAAACAATTGCACAAATTTGACTACAAGCTCTACCTTCCACTGATAAGCTGACATTATAtgactttttgttttatagttATTGAGTTTTGGATTAAACCTATTCATATCAAACCCAATCAAAGTGATAAATCAAAAAAAGTTAAGAAATATAAGAACTTGATTATAAATAGAACTTTTTTAATTGTGGCTTGTGATTTCCAGCACTGCGttgcaacaaaacaaacaaatcaacaacaataaaaataacaaacagccAGCAGCAAACAAATGGCTATGCTTCATGATCCCAGAACCCCAGACCCCACTTTACTAATAGCTCTATAGGGACTTTACTTGGAAACATTTCTGAAAGGAAAACACTTTACTGGCCACACCAGAGCAACAAATCAAAGAATCTTCTGGGCCAATAAACAGAACCATGTGTTTATGTCTAAGCAGTTGAGGATGAATGAATTTGCACAGGAAAATACTGATGAGATAATTATTACTCATCAGTAATCAGTAATAATTATCTTCTGTCAAGCTTTTTACTGTCAAAGCATAGAATATCAGTTTAGGAAGAATTGTTCATTTCATCTGTAATGTAAGCTTTGGGTTCTAAATAATCTCACTTTTTATGTGAAGAGGAAACACTTGCCCTCTTGTGGTTGGATTTGCTTTTTGTGCTCTGCAGGTTGTGACCATACGGATTTCTATCTGCAAATCAAATCTGTCTTCTAAAGTCTGTATAAAATCTGCAAATCaatcttctctttctttatatCTCAAGTCTAAATACTATATTTTTTACCTTGTCATATTACCTGCTGATGACATgccacattttataaataaataaccaagaTTAGTGCAGTTTCCAGTAGAAGATCAACCAGGAAATTTGGACAGGTATAGATGTGAAATATTGGTACTGTGTGCAGCATAAAAAGTATACAGTAGGTCTATAGCTTCTATAAtgaacacactgcagataatccAAATCCAGAGATGATCTCATTTAGGTGTGTAAGCTAGTAAAACTCCACGTTAGCACATCTCTATATCCTGGAGGACGTCCCATAGAGAGAAGGCCCTCACCCAGATACAGAGTTAAGAATAGCAGTATGCAGTTTGTCTTCCTGAGGGCTACCATTGGCTGGGTCATAGCCACATACCTTCACTGAGGTGTCTGTTTCAGCCTCACTATACTTACTCGGCATGGAACGTAACAACCAATACCTAAAGGCATATAATATGCTGCAAAGAGCCCAAAATAAAGTCAAATTCTATTCCAGAGGTTCAGGTGATGGAAAGTTCTTGTTGTGCATTTTTCAGTAGATCCAGTAGAGTGGGCTCTTGTAACAATCATTTGTATCAGCATCAGTCACAAGTAgtatgttttatgtcatttaaCATACGTTTTATAATACAAAATGATattatataaactttataagtataattatgtgtaataaataacagGTTGATGATCGCATCCATAAGCACAATCATCCTAATTTTAACATGGCTTATTTTTTGAGCtctgtagaaaataaaaaagaaatgcagctcATAATAGCTGAATAGctgtgtaatatttttgtcttttacatTATCTCAGACTATATAAGACATAGATATGGACTAGTTACCTTATTCTGTTTGTCACAGTAATAACTTAtctttcacttttcactttgtttttaaagagaattaatagaattatatacattatatcatTAGGCTAGGATAACAGTTTATAAGGGAATGCCTCACTCATTACATATTTAACAGGAGAAGCTTTTCAGAGCAGCCATGAAATTAAACATAAGCATGAATTGAAAACTGTGCAATGAGTTATTgtggtttaaaagaaaaacagtccaaaaaagTCATGTTCTTAGTAAAAAGTTCTACCTACCCTTCTGGGCCTTCACCCAGATAATAATATAAGGTTACGATGTCCAACAACACAGTGTGTACAAACAAAAGGAAGTAATTTATTAGATTCACATGTGGAGTCAACACagctgtcagttttttttttgtttttgtttttttttataattacttAACTCTGTGCAACTTTGCAAAGGGTACAATTACAGCAAAGCACGACAGAAACATTTTATAGAAGGCTGCTCTGTCTTATTGTAAACTAATGAAATTCTGATGGTAACTTAAACAAATGCAACATTCATTGATGATTTTTAACAAAGGATCCCAATGGGCATTTCTGTCATTATAAACTTTAATATTCCTTTGACAACTCATTCCTGTTCAATGTAATGATATGAACCGTACATGCTATATTTGACCAGACTTACAGTAAATGGCCATTTTCCACATATAGTCAGAGCACTGACATTTCAATGTCCAACAGCTGCAATAGAGACATTACCCTGGCATCTCTGCAACCTGTGAACAATTCCCGAGAGTTCTCTCGCTTTCTTTGGAATGTCTCCAGCTCGAACGGATACAGTTCCTTCTAAGTTCTCTCATAACGCCCCTAAACTGCAAAGTTGTTGCCAGCATCCATAATTTTTCACATGCTGTGATCAAAGCAGTGGAATGCATTAGAAATTAATCAACTGGCAGAGAGCAGGCCCAGGTGCAACCGACTCGTGAATGTTTCTTTTCTTAGTTTTTTATGCTGCTGGCTTAATCTCCATCCATACCAGCACTTCTAATGAATCGTGTAATAGTTTGTTTAATATGGACAGCAATAAAACACATATAAAATGGGGCATAGCCATTTCCTTCTTCTTGGCAAGCCCGTTCAGTTGCATTCTTCACAGCTGCATGCAAGGATGTATCGGTAGGTGGCAGTTATTCGAATCCCACCAGAGCACCGCAGACGCACTGCTTTCAGCTTGGAGGTGTGCGGGCGGCAACAGAAGCATGTACTTTTAAATGGTTGCTTAAGAACAGAGCTGAAGGAAATGAGAGGGTCTGAACGAGATGTGTGGCTGCAGTGACCTTCACAGCGAGCCAGGAGTACCATCTGTGGAAtagaagagggggaaaaaacgacAAGaatcatatatataatatatattatatatatataatatatatatatataatcatatatagtTATTATGTACGTTTACTTCATACAGAATTCCAGTTCATGAAGCTTGAAAGATGTGATCATTTTGTAATTGTCCACtccaaaaaatgttaataattaaaatataatatgctAGATCATAAACTGTGGTGCAATGGGTATCCTTGCTGCCTCACAACACAAGAGTCCAATCCCAGGGCTCCCACTCTGTGTTCCAAATATAGTCTTTGAATctaccatgaccctgaccaggattaaGCAGTTCCTGAAGATGAATCAatcataatattaaatataccgAACCTAAATGCAGTTAATTCATATCATGGAAAATTCCCATTTAGGAAATTTATTCATGAGGTTGTGAACATTCAGGTTGTAGTAATTCAGATGATGAATTCAGGGTCAAACTGTGAGGTCAGATATTAGCATAGTGCTGCTGGAATGTCAGTCTCAACTTCTAGAACATAATTTTTCACAGTGAATTGTTTATTGCCAAATTTAGCTGcagtaaataaaagttttaaaagttttaatgtcattaaaatgattataGTTGTAACAATATAATTACTGACATTTAATATACtgttcatatacatatatatgaggAGCCAATGTTCAGTCTATTAGAACAACTGCATCAGGTGGGGTTATTGAGTCTACTCAAAGTCCACATGGCAGTTCTGGAATGAGACTGCGTGAACTGCTATCATTTGTGTGAACCTTCCCTTAGGACAGAGCTGAGATAAGCTGCTTCAGAGTGTACATAACAGTGAACAAAGAATGGTTCTGTACTCCACGTGTGACCTTGCACCTGTGCCGAGATGGGAGTGTGGCTGATCTCTCCCAGACCTGGGTGCAGAAGGTACACCAGCCTCTGGGCCTCAGACAGTcaatcactcattcacttacacacttactcactcactcactcactcactcattctctcacccactcactcactcattcacttacacactcactcactcactcactcactcactcactcactcactcactcactcattcactcacccactcactcactcattcagttacacacttactcactcactcactcattcactcacccactcactcactgatttacttacacacttactcacttacacactcactcactcactcattcacttacacactcactcactcacttgcattcactcactcactcactctctcactcattcacttaaacactcactcactcatgcactcactcacccactcacttactcactcactcactcatgcactcactcacttactcattcactctttcactcactcactcattcacttacacacttactcactcactcattcacttacacactcacttgcattcactcactcacttattcgcccattcacttacacactcactcactccctcactcactcactcactcactcactcactcactcactcactcactcactcattcactcacacattcactcacatgcTCACTTACTCACAGACAAGGATTCACCTCAGGTGCCATATGAGTAGCATTGTTTTGTGACATTGATTTGTACTATCTAATGTAAAAATAGTTTTATACACATCACAGCTCATTTTTTATGAGGGACAGGTGATGCACCTGGGTAAGGTTATTATGCTTTGAGCTATGGCTGATAACAATCACACCACCCACTGTAACATATGAAAGAAGCTATCTATCATAAGAATTTTCTCATAATTAAAATTTAACGAGTGATGTGATGTGCATTAGATCTGGCTAGTCAGCTTCATGCATGATGCACACAGCTAAATGGACAAACATGACTTAACTGATCGGCTTTCTAATTTTGAATAAAAGGTGACTAGCACCAGACCACGAGCCACACATTCCTGCTGCATTCAGTAAACAGACTTCTGTGTCATGGTGCCTATCAGCTGTCTAGTGTCAGCCAAGTGTCACCCATACTGTCAGGAACAATAGCCTGCTAGGAGCCAAAAGCTTACAGCAGAGGGTTGTGGGAAGTCAGACGTGAGCCCACATT
The genomic region above belongs to Tachysurus vachellii isolate PV-2020 chromosome 8, HZAU_Pvac_v1, whole genome shotgun sequence and contains:
- the ndp gene encoding norrin, giving the protein MRKTSTFSQPGIVLLLVTCPLLSILRGVTCKAESGHLGDSDPDRCMRHHFVETITHPIYKCNSKMVLLARCEGHCSHTSRSDPLISFSSVLKQPFKSTCFCCRPHTSKLKAVRLRCSGGIRITATYRYILACSCEECN